In Zingiber officinale cultivar Zhangliang chromosome 1A, Zo_v1.1, whole genome shotgun sequence, the DNA window TCAGTTCAGGGATGCTGGTGGCTTCCAGTCGTTGATTGGTGGGAAGACAACAGAGATGCAGCGGATTGATGTAAATGAGCGAATAGTTGGTCTCGAGCGACTAAATCCCACTGCCCGTCCTACGACGTATGTTTATTCGTGAAGAGGGTTTACAACAGTTGCAAGGATCAGTTTTTATGCTTTTGGAATGGATCAACAAAAATAATTACCATTTTCTGAAGCAGTTGGTAAAAAGGACTCACAATAAACTATCTCTCTTGTTTATAGACATTAAATCAAATTTCTTATCAGCTTATATCTAATATAAATGAATAACTTGTTTTGCTCACATTTTTTTTTGCATTATTgctcatcatttttttttcagaTCACCCTTTTTGGATGGTCGATGGAACTTTGAGTGGTTTAGTGCTGGAAGCCCTGCATCACTTGCTGCAAAATTTGTGTTTGAGTAAGATTCTCTTTCTTTGTAACATTATCCATCTGGTTATGTAAGTGGTGCCTAACCATTTTCCTAGTATGTGGATGAAAGAATATATGCACACTGGTTCACTATTATCACTAATTTTTTGAGTTGGTTTGTGTTCATATAGACAAGAGGCATAGTAGCTATATAACATGGTTATAGTCTTTGATAACAATATAATTATTGTTGGACACACGCTAatgcaaaatttaatattttcagGAGATCACCTGCAACTCTAGCCAATTTATTAGGCTTGGATTTGCTGTTAAAGGATGGATactcaaatatcacagcaaatcTTAGGTTTTTCAACTCTGTAAGCCCAATAAAACATCTTCATGTTTAAAGAATTTCAATTTTTTGCATGCATATGTCCATGGTCAAGGAATTCGCTATCTTACATTCCTTCTATTCATGTAGTCAAAACTTAAAGATAGACCACTTCAAGTTGTAGTTTCAATCGAATGGTCTGAACAAGGAAACTGTTTTCTAATTAATTATTCATCAATCTAGGCTTTACCAAACTAACCAGTTCCTTGGTTTCCATTTTTTGGTTAGTAAACGTTCAGCTTAGCTGATTTTCTGTGCTTTTGTGCTTCATTTTATCCATGATTTGAATCAGAGCAACTCTTGGAATTGATCCATTAGCCATCTCTCTTGTGGTCAAATTATATATGCCCCTAGGGCATAGCCGAATTGGTTATGGTAGGTTTGCATAATTGAGCAAGGGTCGAATCCCAGCAAAGATCGAGGAATTACCCTCCCATGTGATGGCTAGTTTTGGTTTTCTGATTTACTCCCTTCCAATGGTGTGGGGCAATCGTGGGGGTGGGGGGCCGCCATGGTGACAGATTTCACCTAGCAGAATGTGGTTAAATTATATCTTCATACATTTCTTGCTGGATATTGTCTTAAAGTTCACTGTTTATTTTGGTATTGTGGAGTGTTGTTTCTTATAGCCATGTTGACATTGGTTATGGCAAGACCAATTTCATTTAGATCTTCATATGATCTTTAACTTCCAACATAGACAagcaatatgtaatgcttattaCATCATTCTTAAAGCTAGCAACAGCATTTGTGAATGGAAGGTTTTACTTGCTATGGTTCTGCTTGCTTTTTGATCTTTTTGAGCATTTTTACTATTTTACATTTTGCCATAATATTCATTTGCTTTCCTAATGATCTTGATTTGCAATTTTCTGCAGATTGAAAGCAAGCTCTTTCTAGCCACCAAATTGTCATTAGAAGGTCCTATGCGGATGAAAGAAGAGTATGTTGAGGCAGTGCTGGATACACCAATAGTTAGCCAAGACACTGTACCGGAACAGTTGAAAGGCCCTCTTGGACAAGCAACTGGTTTTTTGGAGCAACTCCCACTGCCGATTAGAGATGCTTTTGCAAACGGACTGAAGATCCCACTAAGTATTTCCAGTTGAATTAGAAGTTAATTACATGCATTTAGGTTTGTCTTGAATGAGTGTCAGAATATACTTAATTTGGTCCTGCAACTGGGACTCTCATACAGGATAAGGTTGCGTACCatggatccttcctcgggaccccgcatggcgggaggtTCGTGCACCAGGCTGCCCTTTTTAACTGGGACTCTCATGCATGAAATATTGGATGTTATGTGGGCCTGTACCTTAGTTTTCTTACCCACATTTTGTTATAGTCAGCCAGGTCAATTGTTTTGGAATAACTCCATGCTAGGATTGGGGATGAAGTTAATCAACTTCGATTAAATTCATTGGCCTATTTACCAAAAGTCCTCTGTTAAATATcactttagtattttttttagtcTTCCCATTTCTAATTCTTCACATCCACAGTACACGAAGGTAAAATAGAATTTTCTGTGTCAAGCACATGGCCCCTTTTGGTTAGCTAGCGGCCAACAATCAGATAGGTTTCACTATGGTTTCCCTTCCTCAATTAAATATGGATGTTGGACACTTTAACGCATATACTGTTTGTATTGCCTCATAGATCTTCCTGATCATGCTTTGGAAgttatttacaatttttttttcataaatactGAAGATCTTGCCCATACAACAATGTCATTTTTCATAATAGTCAAGCTATTCATTGACTGCTTAATGATGTTCATCCATGGTTGTTTGGGTTCTTACATGAATTTTGAAAAGGCAAATAGCATTGTTTAACTCGGCTGATTCACATTGTACAAGTTTTTTACCAAACACCAGTAAAGATAGCACATTTCTTTCCTAGAATGCCTATAtactagagaggaagagatggaagAATGTATCCTCGATGATTATTCTTGGAGAACATAATGTAAGGTGGAGAATTACACTTAATGTAGCATCTAAGATTTTGACACCAAAATTCAAAGGAGCTATTATTAGCAAATTATATCATGTTCACATTCTTGatttttgtttcaaaatttttaaatataatcttttaagtATTGCATTTTAACTGAGTTGCCTTTGGACTCCAATTGGCACTTAAGCATTCCCTCTgtgcgtcatttttttttttggaagaacATCAATCTCATGTATGATTTTGTGAACCATGCCTTTTGATATTCTGAAGACTTGTGAGGTCAAAACATCATTTAGCAATTTGAAGCACTACTGGATGTAGAATGAGCTTTTATAATTCTTTGAAGTTGATGCCAATGGAACTTGTGTTTTGCTTTGACTTTAGCAAACACATATTGTTTAAGACTCTTTAATACTTTATCCTCTGCAAATTAAGTAGTTCTGCAGTACATTGATGAATCTTCCGATATGCCAATCAAAAGAAAAACCCTTCATGAGCCAATATTTATTCCCTTTTCAAATCTGTTTTGCTTAACTTGCCAGTGCTGAGATCAACCTTTTATCTCATCAGGTGGAACTTTTCAGCGAATGTTTATGATTTCCTACTTGGATGAAGAAATATTGGTAAGTAACGTATCATGCCCGTGAATCACAAGAACATTTCTCATTTGGAATCCTCAAGATGGTTTGttgctttttttttctttattatttttttagcaaACATTCaagttattgaaaaaaaaaatagacatctCCGTAAATTTATTGAGTATTCATTGCTGGATGATATATATCGTGGCTTATTTCTGTTCATATAGTTTAAATTTTAGACCATGTATTCATTAATGTAAcggcaaagttttttttttcttcgtaAATTATAAGTTCAAATAAACAAATTACTACACTCTATTTGGATGAACACTTTTCTTTAGAATCTATTGCATTCTTCTGATGAATTAATCACTAAACCTGATAATACCTCGTGCATATTGTGTGCTTAAGGTCTTCGTGTTTGGCAGTCACCGATCGAATATGTGTTCTCGCTGAATGTTAACTTTTAAACAGATTCAGCTTTAGCTACCGAAAACACTGAATATTGATATTGTTGCTTTGCCTTCAGATCATAAGAGACTCTGCAGGAGCTCCTGATGTTCTTACGAGGCTGGAAGGTTCTCCAGCATCGACGCAGTCAGATTCAGTGATGTCAGAGTATGAAAGTTGAATTCTTGGCTCAAAGACTTCTGCCAAAGGCATCCCCATGTAAAATACCACTTACTGTTATGTTCCTACAATAAAAACATtgcatattaaaatatatttttttgttgaGACAACTAAAATACCTGGTTCTTATGTTGCTTTGAGATGATTGCTCATTCCTTAACGTTTCCTATTCTCAGTGtcatttaatttgtttttgcATATGGGAAAGGCTATTAACACCAGAGTTTTTTTTAATGCCTGTTTACTGAAAGAGGGAAGGAATTAATGGTGCGTttataaactatatatatattttttaaaaaaggcaTAAATCGTGAGTTGAATTGATTACACACTTCATATTTGattcataaaaataatataagtatAACATCACTAAGTATCTCATTAGGTGGAACCGATTATATggatatttatatattattatattctattctttattatatataatttatatttaaataaattattgttAATCTTTTTTAATCTTTCTTATTTAATCTAcgtatttatcataattttacaTCGCTTAACTTAAGAATTTATTGACCTTTTAACTATTTTTAACTATATGTCCATACTAATTTAAATGCCTTTCGAAGTTCTATTAATAGATGTGTTTTTgactttttctctaatgctcTTATTTTTCATTCTGTTCATCCTCATATATTCACGCATCATTCTCGTATATTCACGCATCGATCTTAACATCCTCTCTGTAACTTTTATCTTTTGCTCATGTACTCTGATCATAGTTTAATATTCAATATTATATAACATAGAAGGTTTAATTGTCGTTttgtaaaatttccttttaagttttagaggtattttatGTAGAATCAGTGCACATCAATGAGGTGAATATCGACCATctttctttttgatttcttcGCTTGTTTGTTCGTCTTCTATCAGAATTAGTGCGTAGCggaataataataaacaaaatagaAAGAAAGACTGGCAAATTTACTTGGTTCCCAACTCCTAGTGTCAGTACATCCAAGACTTAATCACGGGAAGCGTCCGTCCACTAGTGGTCTCCTTTCTGGAAGATTTCCAGAGTCAGAAAAACTTGTCTTACAATTTAAGCACAAGTACAAGAGACAAAGTATAGCTTGTaataaaaaatacaaacaaagTGTTGCCAATAAATCCGAAAATCCTAAGTGTCTCACACTCTTCCTAGCGCTTTCTTGGTCACACAAGTAGAGCCTTGTCATCTTTTGAGCGCAAAGTCAAAGACCGTAGAGTAGAGAATTGATGTTTTTGAATGTAGAACCTTTGTCTCCTTTTATAGATTTGGATTAGATCCTTATCTAGATGAAACTATATCTAAATCAAAATTTCTCTTTATTCACATCATCTGATTTATCCTTATCATGATCCAAATCATCAAGTTAAATCTGATCTTTTTCCATATCAGTTTCTATGCCAACAATGTTTTACAATTCAACAATCTAGAATCGAACCTAGTTAGTCTACCGAACTGTTGGTTCGGTCTACTGAACCGGTTTGGGTCCAGTTCAACTCGAGTCAAGTTTGGTTCACCCATTTATGTTTGTCTATTCTCTATTTTGCTTTCAACTTCAAGTTCTTGTAAAACAACCATACAAAACATAAACAAACAACCTAGCCTATATATGTAAGTCTACTTAACCTACTAGACTTACCTTTTGTTTGGAGGTCCCTTTTCCAAGTCGGTACCTAAGGGTCAATCTCTTAGGATTAGGTCGCACTCCTATAAATCTACTTGACCTACTAGGCTTACCTTTTGCTTGAAAGTCCTTCCTCTAAGTttaccacctaagggtcaataTCTTAGGATCAAGCGACACTTGTAAATCTATCTGACCTACTAAGCTTTATGATTCAACTGTATCCAAGACTTAACTGTATCCAAGACTTTACCATCTAAAGCATATTCCTTAGGATCTCACCACCCAGGATTCACTCCCTCAGAATTTCCCTTTTTAAGCATTCGATGAcctttgacctgcttggacttaccCTTATCGGACATCCAATCCTACAAACCTTCTTGGACTTTGTCTAACCTAATCTCCAATTATGACTTGTCCTTGCCAGACGTCTGGTACTACAAATCTACCTAGACTTTgcattgtctaacctttagttaagaCTTTCCCTTACTAGACATCCGGTCCTATACATTTGCTTGGACTTTATCtttcctaacctccaattaggagaTGCCCTTGCTAGTCATTCTGGCTAGACTTCTttcttccaaatatcaagtcctatttggatcaacccttggtcaaactgaccagacttaattacattgtcaaacatcgaaaccttagAGGctgattgtatcaacaatcttctcctttttgatatttgacaatttcTTAAGTTAGGTATTGGTCTTTAGGGTTTTATACCAAAGTTAGAAGATTCGAAATATTTCTAACTTAATGTCACTCTCCCCCTTTAACacacataaaaaaaatcataaatcacCTAAGGTCCATTAGGTCTTGCACCAACGATgagtttttatttttgaaaacacttacaataattttagctaaagcatttatttttaaaaactatttttgaaataaaattatttatgaaaatgtccattttaaaatttcctttcaaaatattttctagaAACATTTATTAAAGAgtgtttgaaaaaatatttcaaagtttttacaagatgatttttcaaatatttttaaaaaagttttgcaagatttttcaaagtgttttcaagGTTTTCAAACATAGTTTTAAAGATTTATAAAACTAatgtaaaagaattttgaaaattatatttgacTTTTCAATCAGGATTCCCTCTCAGCCTAACATATCTTTAGGAATTCTTGTTAaccataaaaaaaaactttatatattttatgtgttgattcaaatcaaaagaacaactaaagcattttttaaaaaaaattt includes these proteins:
- the LOC122023586 gene encoding probable plastid-lipid-associated protein 13, chloroplastic gives rise to the protein MATSFIPGISHSRSHYLPMAPAPQKTRRSNRLAVRRCRLATGGFRAMVQQQTFQGPSAAYAREMERLSAKESLLLAFRDAGGFQSLIGGKTTEMQRIDVNERIVGLERLNPTARPTTSPFLDGRWNFEWFSAGSPASLAAKFVFERSPATLANLLGLDLLLKDGYSNITANLRFFNSIESKLFLATKLSLEGPMRMKEEYVEAVLDTPIVSQDTVPEQLKGPLGQATGFLEQLPLPIRDAFANGLKIPLSGTFQRMFMISYLDEEILIIRDSAGAPDVLTRLEGSPASTQSDSVMSEYES